In Geobacillus kaustophilus, a genomic segment contains:
- the rnpM gene encoding RNase P modulator RnpM, whose product MAAQKKIPLRKCVVTGEMKPKREMVRIVRSKEGEVSIDPTGKKAGRGAYITLDPECILQAKKKNILARHLKADIDDAIYDELLALAEKEKQAGHES is encoded by the coding sequence ATGGCAGCGCAAAAGAAAATTCCGTTGCGCAAATGCGTCGTCACTGGAGAGATGAAGCCGAAACGGGAGATGGTGCGCATCGTCCGCTCGAAAGAGGGGGAAGTGTCGATCGACCCAACCGGCAAAAAGGCGGGGCGCGGCGCGTATATTACCCTTGATCCGGAATGCATTTTGCAGGCGAAAAAGAAAAACATTTTGGCCCGCCATTTAAAAGCAGACATCGATGATGCGATTTATGACGAATTGCTCGCCTTGGCGGAAAAGGAGAAACAAGCCGGACATGAATCATAA
- the rimP gene encoding ribosome maturation factor RimP: MSKKVTETVEQLVTPILDEMGLELVDIEYVKEGKNWFLRVFIDSDDGVDIEQCGAVSEKLSEKLDEVDPIPHHYFLEVSSPGAERPLKKAKDFAKAIGKHVYIKTYEPIEGEKQFEGELTAFDGTTVTLLVKERGRQKTVAIPYEKVASARLAVIFF; this comes from the coding sequence ATGAGCAAAAAGGTGACAGAAACGGTTGAACAACTCGTCACACCGATCTTGGACGAAATGGGGCTTGAACTCGTCGATATTGAATATGTGAAGGAAGGGAAAAATTGGTTTTTGCGCGTCTTCATTGACTCTGACGATGGCGTCGATATTGAACAATGCGGTGCTGTCAGCGAAAAATTGAGCGAAAAGCTGGATGAAGTCGATCCGATTCCACATCATTATTTTTTGGAAGTGTCATCGCCTGGAGCGGAGCGGCCGCTGAAAAAGGCAAAAGATTTTGCCAAGGCCATTGGGAAACATGTATATATCAAAACGTATGAGCCCATTGAAGGAGAAAAGCAGTTTGAAGGCGAACTAACCGCTTTTGATGGAACGACCGTGACGCTGTTGGTCAAAGAACGCGGACGGCAAAAAACGGTCGCCATTCCGTATGAAAAAGTGGCAAGCGCCCGATTAGCCGTGATTTTCTTCTAA
- a CDS encoding YlxQ family RNA-binding protein — translation MNHNRWASLLGLAQRAGKVVSGEELVFKEVQRGRARLVLLSQDASINTEKKVTNKCTFYGVPLCKVPDRYTLGGAIGKDARVVVAVTDEGFARQLQTMLDRS, via the coding sequence ATGAATCATAACCGTTGGGCATCGCTGCTTGGATTGGCGCAGCGGGCGGGCAAAGTCGTCTCTGGCGAGGAGCTTGTCTTCAAAGAAGTGCAGCGGGGCCGGGCGCGGCTCGTCTTGCTTTCGCAAGACGCATCGATCAACACCGAAAAAAAAGTGACGAACAAATGCACGTTTTATGGCGTCCCGCTTTGCAAAGTGCCGGACCGGTATACGCTTGGCGGCGCGATCGGCAAGGACGCCCGCGTCGTTGTCGCTGTCACCGATGAAGGGTTTGCGCGCCAATTGCAAACGATGCTCGACCGATCTTAA
- the nusA gene encoding transcription termination factor NusA: MNTQLLEALADLMREKGISKEVVMEAIEAAIVSAYKRNFGQAQNVRVDLNMDTGTIRVFARKDVVKEVTDPRLEISLEEAQRINPNYQIGDVVELEVTPRDFGRIAAQTAKQVVTQRVREAERSIIYAEFVDREEDIMTGIVQRVDPRFVYVSLGKAEALLPANEQMPNETYKPHDRLKVYITKVEKTTKGPQIFVSRTHPGLLKRLFELEVPEIYDGTVEIKSIAREAGDRSKISVHSDNPEVDPVGACVGPRGQRVQAIVDELNGEKIDIVRWSADPVEFVANALSPAKVLRVIVNEEQKATTVIVPDYQLSLAIGKRGQNARLAAKLTGWKIDIKSESEAREMGIDPHAPSTSLDFSDAAADNENSEENAPSFDESAEIE; encoded by the coding sequence ATGAACACGCAATTGCTTGAGGCGTTAGCCGATCTGATGCGGGAAAAAGGCATCAGCAAAGAAGTCGTGATGGAAGCGATCGAAGCGGCGATCGTTTCGGCGTATAAACGCAATTTCGGCCAAGCGCAAAACGTGCGCGTCGATCTCAATATGGACACCGGCACAATCCGCGTGTTCGCGCGCAAAGATGTCGTTAAAGAGGTGACCGATCCGCGCCTTGAAATTTCGCTTGAGGAAGCGCAGCGGATCAATCCGAATTATCAAATCGGCGACGTCGTCGAACTCGAAGTGACGCCGCGCGATTTCGGGCGCATCGCCGCACAGACGGCGAAGCAAGTCGTCACCCAGCGCGTGCGCGAGGCGGAGCGGAGCATCATCTACGCCGAATTTGTCGACCGTGAAGAGGATATTATGACCGGCATCGTTCAGCGCGTCGACCCGCGCTTTGTCTACGTCAGCCTCGGCAAGGCGGAGGCGCTCCTGCCGGCAAACGAACAAATGCCGAATGAAACATATAAGCCGCACGACCGGTTGAAAGTATACATTACGAAAGTGGAAAAAACGACAAAAGGGCCGCAAATTTTCGTCTCCCGCACCCACCCGGGACTGTTGAAACGGCTGTTTGAGCTCGAAGTGCCGGAAATTTACGACGGAACGGTCGAGATTAAATCGATCGCCCGCGAAGCCGGCGACCGTTCGAAAATTTCCGTCCACTCCGACAACCCAGAAGTCGATCCGGTCGGCGCATGCGTCGGACCGAGAGGGCAACGCGTGCAGGCCATTGTTGATGAGCTGAACGGAGAAAAAATCGATATCGTCCGCTGGTCGGCCGATCCGGTGGAGTTTGTCGCCAACGCGTTAAGCCCGGCGAAAGTGCTGCGCGTCATTGTCAACGAAGAACAAAAGGCGACGACGGTCATCGTTCCGGACTATCAGCTGTCGCTCGCCATCGGCAAACGGGGACAAAACGCGCGGCTGGCGGCGAAATTGACCGGCTGGAAAATTGATATTAAAAGCGAATCGGAAGCGCGGGAGATGGGCATTGATCCGCATGCGCCATCCACTTCGCTTGATTTCAGCGATGCGGCGGCCGATAATGAAAATAGCGAAGAAAACGCCCCATCGTTTGATGAATCGGCGGAAATCGAGTGA